One Brassica napus cultivar Da-Ae chromosome A1, Da-Ae, whole genome shotgun sequence genomic region harbors:
- the LOC111200635 gene encoding uncharacterized protein LOC111200635: MTTTNSIHNRSRSDPVLKKSLKTNKSSEATHNIDRFHMDQTLQREIEQLKSLVKCRKLQPQGVSCDEIDLLLQEDELLVRGELETVLRRKLFLEDCRNEDPSIPKEAKKLVSEIAGLELQVMYLERYLLLLYRRFFNNRITSNLEPEEKEISEDLLVSTNLIESPKTAVCSPQKVLEDSGIFRSHSSLSHCSGYSFRMSPQAMDSSYHHSLPFSMLEQADINVMVGTYVSENVTKSPNSLSEEMIKCISEVFRKLGNQESLDDDQESSSPFRRKGKLKVTSRPYDKLLMVKSLCRDSDNLNEVEPALKHFRSLVNKLEGVNPRKLNHEEKLAFWINIHNSLVMHSILVYGNPKNSMKRVSGLLKAAYNVGGRSLNLDTIETSILRCRVSRPGQVFRFLFASKPKGKAGDLGKDYAITHPEPLLHFALCSGNFSDPSVRIYTPKNVMMELECGKEEYVRSNVGISKDNKILLPKLVELYAKDIELCHVGIHDMIVNHLPCDARNKIHQCVNKKHGRFTIDWVAHDFRFRLLL, translated from the exons ATGACAACAACAAATTCGATTCACAACCGTTCAAGAAG TGATCCAGTCCTCAAAAAATCTCTCAAAACCAACAAATCAAGTGAAGCCACTCACAACATCGATAGATTTCACATG GATCAAACGTTGCAGAGAGAGATAGAACAGCTCAAATCTCTTGTAAAATGCAGAAAACTACAGCCCCAGGGAGTGTCATGTGATGAG ATTGATTTGCTGCTTCAAGAAGATGAACTTTTAGTACGGGGTGAGTTGGAGACAGTTCTCAGACGCAAACTGTTCTTGGAAGATTGTAGAAACGAAGATCCTTCTATCCCCAAG GAAGCAAAGAAACTGGTGAGCGAAATCGCAGGCTTGGAGCTGCAAGTGATGTACTTAGAAAGATATCTTCTTTTGTTATACCGAAGGTTCTTCAACAACAGAATTACAAGTAACTTAGAACCAGAGGAGAAAGAGATATCAGAGGATCTTCTTGTGTCTACTAATCTCATTGAGTCCCCAAAAACTGCGGTCTGCAGCCCGCAGAAAGTTCTAGAGGACTCTGGAATATTCCGCAGCCATTCATCGTTGTCTCATTGTTCAGGCTATTCCTTTAGAATGTCTCCCCAAGCAATGGACTCATCATACCATCACTCTCTTCCTTTCTCAATGCTTGAG caaGCTGATATCAATGTGATGGTTGGGACATATGTTTCTGAAAATGTTACCAAATCACCAAACAGTTTGTCTGAAGAGATGATCAAGTGTATCTCAGAAGTATTTCGTAAACTTGGGAATCAAGAATCATTGGATGATGATCAAGAATCTAGTAGTCCATTTCGCAGAAAGGGGAAGCTGAAGGTTACTAGCCGGCCTTACGATAAGTTACTAATGGTGAAATCTCTATGTAGAGATTCTGACAACTTAAATGAAGTTGAACCTGCTTTAAAGCATTTCAG GTCGCTTGTTAATAAGTTAGAAGGAGTTAATCCAAGGAAGTTGAATCATGAAGAGAAGCTAGCTTTCTGGATCAACATACACAACTCTTTGGTTATGCAT TCGATTCTTGTCTACGGGAACCCTAAAAACAGTATGAAAAGAGTATCTGGATTGCTGAAG GCAGCATATAATGTTGGAGGTCGAAGCTTGAACTTAGATACAATTGAGACTTCGATTCTTCGTTGCCGTGTCTCTCGTCCAGGACAG GTGTTTAGGTTCTTGTTTGCTTCTAAACCAAAGGGTAAAGCTGGAGACTTGGGTAAAGATTATGCTATAACTCACCCTGAGCCTCTTCTTCATTTCGCGCTTTGCTCTGGGAACTTCTCAGATCCATCA GTCCGTATATATACGCCGAAGAACGTAATGATGGAGCTAGAATGCGGCAAAGAAGAGTATGTAAGATCAAACGTAGGAATATCCAAAGACAACAAGATTCTTTTGCCGAAGCTGGTTGAGTTATATGCCAAGGACATTGAACTTTGCCATGTCGGCATTCACGACATGATCGTGAACCATCTGCCTTGTGATGCAAGAAATAAAATCCACCAGTGTGTGAACAAGAAGCATGGAAGATTCACCATCGATTGGGTCGCACATGATTTCAGATTCAGGTTGCTTCTTTGA
- the LOC106425250 gene encoding uncharacterized protein LOC106425250, translating into MIQPAFTVFATITTSPNLHVGINLDRCYINMEFASKGSLHNDSKLFTPRDTFTVIKPANVLLFPSKTFGEQWDLKLADFGLSKEPGTDSSRSVLSGGSPAAGEWFFRCLVAVQRRWEIATPWRLPRLVSPVANDFFRKWMEVQPSRRATAADLLKHLFVAPHRVVRSVIPLSPDQMYCPPAIIRYARRQGGPMMMMMTMAPPRPGDLIC; encoded by the exons ATGATCCAACCTGCTTTCACTGTTTTCGCAACCATAACCACTAGTCCTAATCTTCACGTTGGGATCAATCTCGACCGCTGCTACATCAACATGGAGTTCGCCTCCAAAGGTTCTCTCCACAAC GACTCGAAGCTCTTCACTCCCAGGGATACGTTCACTGTGATCAAGCCTGCCAACGTTCTTCTCTTCCCTTCCAAGACTTTCGGAGAGCAGTGGGATCTCAAGCTTGCCGATTTCGGTTTATCCAAGGAACCGGGCACGGATTCTTCTAGGTCGGTTTTGTCTGGTGGTTCGCCCGCCGCA GGTGAGTGGTTCTTCAGATGTTTGGTGGCTGTCCAAAGAAGATGGGAGATTGCTACGCCATGGAGGCTTCCCAGACTTGTGTCTCCAGTGGCCAATGACTTCTTTAGAAAGTGGATGGAAGTGCAGCCCTCACGCAGAGCCACCGCAGCGGATCTGTTGAAACATCTTTTTGTTGCACCGCACAGAGTCGTGAGGAGTGTGATTCCACTAAGTCCAGATCAGATGTACTGTCCTCCTGCGATCATACGGTATGCTAGACGACAAGGAGGaccgatgatgatgatgatgactatGGCTCCACCAAGACCTGGAGATTTGATCTGCTGA
- the LOC111200637 gene encoding uncharacterized protein LOC111200637, with the protein MSYLPLVLPSAHYANTFPAAHTGVFWDLNDFPIPCLDPHVVYENIKSTLLNKGYLGPVSIWLYANHESQIQKDYKEDYESAGFRFCFEPADTRDYRMSVDMLICALDHPSSNLMVLAEDFKEEDAVYNIYLLHHRRQNIFLAYQQQVEPSLCTESPRWLYESVLQAVDQQGGQHVDKKNKTTIRIINTPMPTLDVAGSFVRSRVHTTHAIWDAVDSAALQDLEPVISAANIDAFFMLRGLPPPNFTKVFADEDALPQHLITEYLGSSLHVDIIPKGNMRVRIQKIAKFILFNALTHRSKPTTLLVLSEDILEDPLFMTVYEAVKSKGFTLFFQPPKSILASELYLDPRLGSWF; encoded by the exons ATGTCCTATTTGCCGCTGGTGTTGCCTTCTGCTCACTATGCCAATACATTCCCAG CCGCACACACAGGTGTCTTCTGGGACCTCAATGATTTCCCAATTCCATGTCTCGATCCCCATGTGGTTTATGAGAATATCAAGTCAACTCTTCTCAATAAGGGTTACTTGGGACCCGTGTCTATATGGTTGTACGCGAATCATGAATCCCAGATACAGAAGGATTATAAGGAGGATTATGAGTCTGCTGGATTCAGATTCTGTTTCGAACCTGCAG ACACGAGAGATTATAGAATGTCAGTGGACATGCTAATATGTGCACTGGATCATCCATCTTCAAATCTGATGGTACTCGCAGAGGACTTCAAAGAGGAAGATGCAGTCTATAATATTTACCTTTTGCACCATAGAAGACAAAATATCTTCTTAGCATACCAACAGCAAGTAGAACCAAGCCTTTGTACTGAAAGCCCACGGTGGCTTTATGAAAGTGTCTTGCAAGCTGTAGATCAACAAGGCGGCCAACATGTTGACAAAAAGAACAAGACCACCATCAGAATCATCAACACCCCAATGCCGACCTTAGACGTAGCCGGAAGCTTCGTCAGATCACGGG TTCATACTACACATGCCATCTGGGACGCCGTGGATTCCGCAGCACTTCAAGATTTGGAACCTGTCATCTCTGCTGCCAATATCGATGCATTTTTTATGCTTAGAGGTCTTCCTCCTCCTAATTTTACCAAGGTGTTTGCTGATGAGGATGCCCTCCCTCAACATCTCATCACAGAATATCTAGGTTCCAGTCTCCATGTCGATATCATCCCCAAAG GAAATATGCGTGTCAGAATTCAAAAAATTGCAAAGTTCATTCTTTTCAATGCATTGACTCATCGTAGCAAACCAACAACCTTGCTTGTACTCTCCGAAGACATTCTTGAAGACCCTCTTTTCATGACTGTTTATGAAGCTGTGAAATCGAAAGGTTTCACTCTCTTTTTTCAGCCGCCCAAGTCCATATTAGCGTCAGAGTTATATTTGGATCCCAGATTAGGAAGTTGGTTCTGA